A window from Desulfurispora thermophila DSM 16022 encodes these proteins:
- a CDS encoding selenium metabolism-associated LysR family transcriptional regulator translates to MNIKQLETFLLVAELRNFTRAAGQLGMSQPAVSFQIKSLEEELGATLLERNDKKVVLTETGRLLYPEVKQLMRHYRKIRAIVSELEGLKSGHLMLGATSTTAEFLLPCFIGGFREKHPGVKVSMKVGNSNAVARWLQEREVDLGILGAGTPVEAIETQPWLEDELVFIAATWHPYTGSTMTIEELLREPLIARETGSCTRRLLEKKLAEHQIDLNYFPTFLELGSNQAIVQAVRSGLGIGALSGIAAREALETGKVSLLNIPGLQIRYYIYLAWPRQGSDTLSASIFKNFLCDPDIRRRLLPAF, encoded by the coding sequence ATGAACATCAAACAACTGGAAACCTTCCTGCTGGTAGCCGAGCTGCGCAATTTCACCCGGGCGGCCGGACAACTGGGCATGAGTCAGCCGGCAGTAAGCTTTCAAATCAAGTCACTGGAAGAAGAACTGGGAGCCACGCTGCTGGAGCGCAACGACAAAAAGGTCGTGCTCACCGAGACCGGGCGTCTTTTGTACCCGGAAGTAAAACAACTCATGCGCCACTACCGGAAAATTAGGGCCATAGTGAGCGAGCTGGAAGGGCTGAAAAGCGGCCACCTTATGCTGGGAGCCACCAGTACGACGGCTGAATTTCTCCTGCCCTGCTTTATTGGCGGTTTCCGGGAAAAACATCCGGGGGTGAAAGTGAGCATGAAAGTAGGTAACAGCAATGCGGTAGCCAGGTGGTTGCAGGAAAGGGAAGTCGACCTGGGTATCCTGGGTGCGGGTACGCCCGTGGAAGCTATAGAAACACAACCCTGGCTGGAGGACGAGCTGGTTTTTATCGCCGCCACCTGGCATCCCTACACCGGCTCCACTATGACAATAGAAGAACTGCTGCGCGAGCCGCTGATTGCCCGCGAGACCGGCTCCTGCACCCGCCGGTTGCTGGAAAAAAAGCTGGCTGAACACCAGATCGATCTAAACTATTTCCCCACTTTTCTGGAACTGGGCAGCAACCAGGCCATAGTGCAGGCAGTGAGAAGCGGCCTGGGCATCGGCGCCCTTTCCGGAATTGCCGCCCGGGAAGCGCTGGAGACGGGTAAAGTGAGCCTTTTGAATATTCCTGGCTTGCAAATACGCTATTACATCTATCTGGCCTGGCCGCGGCAGGGTAGCGATACGCTTTCGGCCAGCATCTTTAAAAATTTCCTCTGCGATCCGGATATCCGCCGCCGTTTGCTGCCCGCATTCTAA
- a CDS encoding thiamine diphosphokinase, whose product MRCIIIAGGEMGNYAEYRPLFSEETLVICADSGLRHVREMGIVPSLIIGDMDSVSPELLESYRRAGCQVLRYPRDKDEIDTELAIEQALARGAGEIFLLACTGSRLDQSLAALHLLARLVQRGVKAVLWGPGHRVTVATPDHPVVLHCRRGSIFSILPLTGVARGVTACGLKWQLENAELRLGHPFTVSNEVLQGEVRVSVQEGVLLLMEIEEGLD is encoded by the coding sequence GTGCGCTGTATTATCATTGCCGGTGGGGAAATGGGCAATTATGCCGAGTACAGGCCGCTTTTCAGCGAGGAAACGCTGGTGATCTGTGCTGACAGTGGGTTGCGCCATGTTAGGGAAATGGGCATAGTTCCGTCACTCATTATAGGTGACATGGATTCGGTTTCGCCCGAACTGTTGGAATCTTACCGCCGGGCAGGTTGCCAGGTGCTGCGTTATCCCCGGGATAAGGATGAAATAGATACCGAGCTGGCCATAGAGCAGGCCCTGGCCCGCGGGGCCGGGGAGATTTTCTTGCTGGCCTGCACGGGAAGCCGTCTGGATCAGAGCCTGGCCGCTCTGCACTTGCTGGCCAGACTGGTGCAGCGGGGGGTAAAAGCGGTGCTCTGGGGCCCTGGCCATCGCGTTACTGTGGCCACACCGGATCATCCGGTCGTTTTACATTGTCGTCGCGGCAGCATTTTTTCTATACTACCGCTCACCGGAGTAGCCCGGGGAGTGACTGCTTGCGGACTGAAATGGCAATTGGAAAATGCCGAGCTGCGCCTGGGCCACCCGTTTACCGTGAGCAATGAAGTGTTGCAGGGAGAAGTGCGGGTGTCGGTGCAGGAAGGTGTTTTATTACTCATGGAAATTGAGGAAGGCCTGGATTAG